The uncultured Tateyamaria sp. region CGCGGCTTCGGGGTCTATCTGCTCGTCCAGCAGCGGGCGCAACCCGCTTGTCCACGCTTCGGTAAAGACGGGTTCCATGATGAAGTAGGTGAGAAACAACGCCAGGCTGACGATCAGCATGTTCGGAGGTGATTGTTGCAAGCCGATTGCCTGGCGCAGGATCGACAGTACCGTCACCAGAAACGGAAAGCATGTGACCATGATGGCCAGACCGGGCGCAAGGCTCAAAACAGTGATCAGCGCAAGCAACTGCAGCGTGCGCGCGCTCAACGAACTGTCGTCTCCAAGCGAGATCGCAATGTCCTGAGCGCTCGCCATGCTGGGCAAGAGCACAAGTACACACAGCCACAGGCCCGAAACCCTCACGCGATCAAAGACCTGCGCCAAGGTCGAGGATCTCGGTCAACCGGACAACCAGTTGACCTTCATCTGCACCTTCGGCTTCTTCCAAAGTCCCGCGGGCGATCAACTTGTCACCCACATACAGGTCCACGGGATCATCGACACGTTTGTCCAGCGTGAGGACGGCATTCGAGCCCAGCATCACCAGGTCGCGTACCAGTGGACGGGCGCGCCCGACAGACACCGTAATTTCGATCGGCACAGCCGTGAAGGGATTATGCGCGTCCGAGGCCAGAGCTTTGGTCGAGGGAGTTTCAGCCATCTTTAACCTCATCAGTGTGATTTTCAAAAAAGGATGCGACTGCGGCCGAAATGTCTGCAACGGTTCGGTCCAGGTGCAGCTCGGCTTCTGTCCGTTCCACCCGCAACGTCACTTGGGTGGGTGCCAACAGTTCGTCAGTCACCAGTATGAACGGTTTGGGAGGATCATCATTCAGAGCCGCGCGCACAGACGATTCGCTTTCAGGTGCCACAACAATCTCGATCGCGGAATCCAGGCTGTCGCGCACCATGCTCTGAACGGTGTCGCGCACATGTGCACCAAGACTGGCCTTCGCGATCTGCGGCAGAATGATGTCAGTGACGTTGCGAAGGATCGCTTCGACCGAAGCGTTCAAAGTTGCGCGCAACTCATGATATTCGAATGACGCGTTCTGAAGACTGGCAGCAAGACCGCTTGAAACAAATGAACGGGTTTCCGTTTGTGCG contains the following coding sequences:
- a CDS encoding FliM/FliN family flagellar motor C-terminal domain-containing protein encodes the protein MAETPSTKALASDAHNPFTAVPIEITVSVGRARPLVRDLVMLGSNAVLTLDKRVDDPVDLYVGDKLIARGTLEEAEGADEGQLVVRLTEILDLGAGL